Proteins encoded by one window of Microcoleus sp. FACHB-68:
- a CDS encoding DUF1822 family protein codes for MYPTTEFFTYTVPLGLAAHSRAEQLRRRQSNAGKAKQVYLNSLAVCAVQLYLQWHGFETDWEHSDSYNPAMSTLMDVGDLIIPNYGKLECRPVLPNAGVVSIPEEVWSDRIGFVCVQLHESLREATVLGFVEEITTKDLPLNELQSLDEFILYLNQLQQPASIKQPTQLNQWFQNIIEADWETLETLLASPEPQLEFNFRRRQKESVERGKLLKLEQAGERIVLFVRLTHTDDSEIDVSVEVLPAESQIELPQNLQLIILDETEKPVMQAEAGSSESLEFQFSCEPGERFSVKLVLGKAIVTELFAI; via the coding sequence ATGTACCCCACCACTGAATTTTTCACTTATACCGTACCGCTAGGACTAGCGGCGCATTCTCGCGCAGAACAATTACGCCGTCGCCAATCTAATGCAGGTAAAGCCAAACAAGTTTATCTCAACAGTCTTGCTGTATGCGCTGTGCAACTGTACCTTCAATGGCATGGGTTTGAAACTGATTGGGAACACAGTGACAGCTACAATCCCGCGATGAGTACGCTAATGGATGTCGGAGATTTAATTATCCCAAATTATGGTAAGCTCGAATGCAGACCTGTGTTACCGAATGCAGGAGTTGTTAGCATTCCAGAAGAAGTTTGGTCAGATAGGATAGGCTTTGTCTGTGTGCAATTGCATGAATCTTTGCGGGAAGCAACAGTTTTAGGATTTGTTGAAGAAATAACGACTAAGGATTTACCCCTCAACGAGCTACAATCCTTGGATGAATTTATTCTGTATCTCAATCAATTGCAGCAACCGGCTTCCATTAAACAACCCACTCAGTTAAACCAATGGTTTCAAAATATTATAGAAGCCGACTGGGAAACTTTAGAAACTTTGCTGGCTTCGCCTGAACCTCAACTAGAATTTAATTTTAGGCGACGGCAAAAAGAAAGTGTTGAAAGAGGAAAGTTGTTAAAACTAGAACAAGCCGGCGAACGAATTGTTTTATTTGTCAGATTAACACATACTGACGATTCAGAAATTGATGTTTCCGTTGAAGTGCTTCCAGCCGAAAGTCAAATCGAGTTACCGCAAAACTTGCAGCTTATTATTTTAGATGAAACCGAAAAGCCGGTGATGCAAGCAGAGGCCGGAAGCAGCGAAAGTTTAGAGTTTCAGTTTAGCTGCGAACCCGGAGAGCGTTTTAGCGTCAAGCTTGTTTTAGGAAAAGCGATTGTCACTGAACTGTTTGCGATCTGA
- a CDS encoding transposase family protein — MIDGTERPITRPQDPEAQQANDSGKKKHHTRKHLAAVDDPKRVLILSKAREGKLHDKRFHDHEDIAGSVPDEIPIENVPMIVAISITPN; from the coding sequence ATGATCGATGGGACAGAACGCCCCATTACACGACCTCAAGACCCTGAAGCTCAACAAGCCAACGACTCTGGCAAGAAGAAACACCATACCCGCAAACATCTTGCAGCCGTCGATGATCCCAAACGAGTGCTGATTTTGAGCAAAGCAAGAGAAGGAAAACTGCACGACAAACGCTTTCATGATCACGAAGATATAGCTGGCAGTGTTCCAGATGAAATTCCAATTGAAAATGTCCCAATGATTGTAGCCATATCAATTACTCCTAATTAG
- a CDS encoding transposase family protein: MNRKAFDALLTTFSPVYEQTRQTQPRQRAVGGGRKARLLNTQEKLFFIFFYFKCYPTFDWADIIFEMHRSQAHELKHF; this comes from the coding sequence TTGAATCGCAAAGCGTTTGATGCACTGCTGACGACCTTTAGTCCTGTGTATGAACAAACGCGCCAGACTCAACCTCGTCAACGAGCGGTGGGTGGAGGACGGAAAGCTCGCCTGCTGAACACCCAAGAGAAGTTGTTCTTCATTTTCTTCTACTTCAAGTGTTACCCAACCTTTGACTGGGCAGACATTATTTTCGAGATGCACCGCTCTCAAGCGCATGAATTGAAGCATTTTTAG
- a CDS encoding DUF4347 domain-containing protein, giving the protein MRRASTGYAISIEHLETMTAMNSTTSLIFVDSTVENYQDFIPITEAGAEVFTLDPTQDAIAQITEVLANRTNVANLHIILDGSLELGNTTLDVGALESPQVMTYLQQWGASLSADANILLYGRNVAVNELVVQRLSLLTGADVAVSAGMTANATDHNRGDFDLNKRSGWLGAAPLASQNGETHLATCNCAGCSLFINKERLAPAPVIGPTVPLASLPLLSSNPAATAKIFLDFDGHTTSGTSWNTSFNGNADIITPAYSIDSDLNTFSTTETASIEEIWKRVAEDYAPFDVDVTTVDPGNLNGPNNIRVAIGGAWDDWFEESEGAGGVAYVNSWQWNGDTPVFVFEENLGNGFAKYTAEAISHEAGHAFGLDHQSSYDAGGNKTDEYNSGSGTGATGWAPIMGASYYQNLTSWHNGQSSQGSNIYQDDAAIIASAINGIGYRTDDHGNTNALATILGGSTTLSASGIISAPTDTDVLSFTTGHGSISWNVNPAEFGPNLDVLAELRDSNGNLITSSNPVDALSASINTSVAAGTYYLHVKSNDLYGRIGQYTVTGTTVAGSTPTLLIDDVSVLEGDSGTTEATFTVTLSEASSQTVTVDYATADDTAIAGTDYTATNGTLTFAAGETSKTITVSVQGDTTTESDESFFVNLTNATNAPIGNSQGIGTIQNDDTSSITNLLTEDFSDNTGGWTLGSEWQIGSATTSSGQQYGNPDPGVDNTATADNGIAGVVIGGNASQSLHDFYYLTSPVVNTNVAGNISLEFARWLNSDYAPYMQNSVEVFDGSNWVPIWQSGADPGVQDSSWNQQLFDITAYKNANTQVRFGFQVGSNGVYSVSSWNLDDVKIVSDSSNSSFAVSIDDVSLVGTDGDDTLIGGAGNDTLDGGAGNDTLTGSAGQDWFLYSTGSAFTAASVGVDQIDDFATGAAGDRIVLSKQTFAKLTSEVGSGFSVISEFAAVTTDADAATSEGLIVYNSSNGKLFYNENGSAANFGTGDQFATLAGTFTLAPEDLMLIA; this is encoded by the coding sequence ATGAGGCGTGCTTCCACCGGCTACGCGATATCGATTGAACACCTAGAAACAATGACAGCAATGAACAGCACAACCAGTCTTATTTTTGTTGACTCAACGGTTGAAAACTATCAAGATTTTATTCCAATCACTGAAGCGGGAGCAGAAGTTTTTACCCTCGACCCCACACAAGATGCAATTGCTCAAATTACAGAAGTTTTAGCAAATCGCACGAATGTTGCCAACCTTCACATTATCTTGGATGGCAGTTTAGAGCTAGGTAACACCACTTTAGATGTCGGTGCCTTAGAAAGCCCGCAAGTCATGACTTATTTGCAACAATGGGGCGCATCCCTAAGTGCAGATGCAAATATTCTTTTGTATGGGCGGAATGTCGCAGTCAATGAGCTTGTTGTGCAAAGGTTGAGTTTATTGACGGGTGCTGATGTTGCGGTTTCCGCCGGCATGACAGCTAATGCGACAGATCACAACAGGGGAGACTTTGATTTAAATAAGCGTTCTGGCTGGTTAGGAGCAGCTCCATTAGCCTCACAGAATGGGGAAACTCACTTGGCAACCTGTAACTGTGCCGGTTGCAGCTTGTTCATTAATAAAGAACGACTCGCACCGGCACCTGTCATTGGGCCAACCGTCCCCCTAGCCTCCCTCCCGTTACTCAGCAGCAATCCGGCTGCCACCGCAAAGATATTTCTGGACTTCGACGGACACACCACTTCTGGAACATCATGGAATACCAGCTTCAATGGCAACGCGGATATTATCACCCCTGCCTACAGTATCGATAGTGATCTAAATACTTTTTCGACCACAGAAACCGCCAGTATTGAAGAAATTTGGAAGCGAGTTGCAGAAGACTACGCACCCTTTGATGTGGATGTAACCACTGTTGATCCCGGCAATTTAAACGGGCCAAATAATATTCGCGTAGCGATTGGCGGGGCTTGGGATGATTGGTTTGAAGAATCAGAAGGTGCCGGCGGTGTTGCCTATGTGAATTCCTGGCAGTGGAACGGGGACACGCCGGTTTTCGTATTCGAGGAGAATTTAGGAAATGGCTTCGCGAAATACACGGCTGAAGCGATTTCTCACGAAGCAGGACACGCCTTCGGTTTGGATCATCAGAGTAGCTACGATGCCGGTGGCAACAAAACCGATGAATACAATTCAGGATCAGGCACCGGGGCAACCGGCTGGGCACCGATTATGGGTGCCAGTTATTACCAAAATCTTACGAGCTGGCACAACGGACAAAGCAGCCAAGGATCGAACATTTACCAGGATGATGCGGCTATCATCGCTTCAGCCATTAACGGCATCGGTTACCGAACCGACGACCACGGCAATACGAATGCCTTGGCGACGATCTTAGGTGGTAGCACGACCCTCAGCGCCTCCGGCATCATTAGCGCCCCCACTGACACGGATGTTTTATCGTTTACCACGGGTCATGGAAGTATTAGTTGGAATGTCAATCCGGCTGAATTTGGGCCTAATCTGGATGTGCTAGCCGAATTGCGAGATAGCAATGGCAATCTTATTACTTCCAGCAACCCAGTGGATGCCCTTTCTGCTAGCATCAACACCTCAGTTGCTGCGGGGACTTATTACCTGCACGTCAAGAGCAACGACTTGTATGGACGCATTGGTCAGTACACTGTTACCGGCACCACGGTTGCGGGTTCTACACCCACGCTTTTGATTGATGATGTTTCGGTTTTAGAAGGGGACAGTGGCACCACTGAGGCGACGTTTACTGTGACGCTTTCTGAGGCAAGTAGTCAAACTGTGACGGTAGACTACGCAACGGCAGATGATACGGCAATTGCCGGCACAGACTACACCGCCACCAATGGCACTCTGACTTTCGCTGCCGGTGAAACGAGCAAAACGATTACAGTCTCTGTGCAGGGTGATACAACAACAGAATCCGATGAAAGTTTCTTTGTGAACCTCACCAATGCTACAAATGCTCCAATCGGTAACAGTCAAGGCATCGGAACCATCCAAAATGATGACACCAGTTCAATCACCAACCTATTAACAGAAGATTTTTCTGATAACACGGGCGGTTGGACGCTGGGGAGTGAATGGCAAATTGGTTCCGCTACCACCTCAAGTGGACAGCAGTATGGAAACCCAGATCCAGGTGTTGACAATACAGCGACGGCAGACAATGGGATAGCCGGTGTTGTTATCGGTGGCAATGCTTCTCAATCTCTCCACGATTTCTATTACTTAACCAGCCCGGTGGTTAACACCAATGTGGCGGGAAATATTTCTCTAGAATTTGCCCGGTGGTTGAACAGCGATTATGCGCCTTATATGCAGAACTCCGTTGAGGTGTTTGATGGCAGCAATTGGGTGCCCATTTGGCAAAGTGGGGCTGATCCTGGGGTTCAGGACAGCAGTTGGAATCAGCAATTGTTTGATATTACTGCTTATAAAAATGCCAACACTCAGGTTCGTTTTGGTTTCCAAGTCGGCAGCAATGGTGTTTACAGCGTCAGTTCTTGGAATCTTGATGATGTCAAAATTGTTAGTGATTCCTCGAATTCAAGTTTTGCTGTGAGCATTGATGATGTTTCACTTGTCGGCACAGATGGAGATGACACGCTGATCGGAGGTGCCGGCAATGATACCCTTGATGGCGGTGCAGGTAATGATACCCTCACGGGAAGTGCCGGCCAAGATTGGTTCCTCTACAGCACCGGCAGTGCCTTTACTGCGGCATCGGTAGGCGTTGATCAAATTGACGATTTTGCCACAGGCGCTGCCGGTGATCGTATCGTTTTGAGCAAGCAAACATTTGCTAAACTCACAAGTGAGGTGGGATCTGGGTTTAGCGTTATCTCTGAGTTTGCCGCTGTTACCACAGATGCCGACGCTGCAACCAGCGAAGGGTTGATTGTTTATAACAGCAGCAATGGTAAATTGTTCTATAACGAGAACGGCAGTGCAGCTAACTTTGGCACAGGTGATCAATTTGCCACGTTAGCCGGCACTTTTACCTTAGCCCCAGAAGATTTGATGCTAATCGCTTAA
- a CDS encoding IS5 family transposase, with the protein MHRCHSRFSIREDNGKKGEVYGYDGGKKVKGRKRHIVVDSQGLLLGLLISEANASERLGAIVVLDEAQEKLSRLEVLWVDQGYSGQNFAKAVKQVCGDNVRVEVIERTQKAFERLPKRWIVERTFGWLNRFRRLSKDYELYSEISEAMIYSSLIRLMVKRLVT; encoded by the coding sequence GTGCACCGTTGCCATAGCAGATTCTCAATCCGTGAAGACAACGGAAAAAAAGGGGAGGTCTATGGCTATGACGGTGGCAAGAAGGTTAAAGGACGTAAGCGCCATATCGTCGTAGATTCCCAAGGACTTTTGCTGGGACTGCTGATCAGCGAAGCTAATGCTTCAGAACGATTAGGGGCGATTGTGGTTCTTGATGAAGCCCAAGAGAAGTTGTCCAGATTGGAGGTGCTTTGGGTAGATCAAGGGTATTCGGGCCAGAATTTTGCTAAGGCCGTGAAGCAGGTCTGTGGGGACAATGTGAGGGTGGAAGTGATTGAGCGAACTCAAAAGGCTTTCGAGCGCTTACCGAAACGATGGATTGTGGAACGTACTTTTGGTTGGCTGAATCGATTTCGACGCTTGAGTAAAGATTATGAGTTGTATTCAGAGATTAGCGAAGCAATGATTTATAGTTCCTTGATTCGTCTGATGGTCAAGCGATTAGTCACTTAA
- a CDS encoding RNA polymerase sigma factor SigF encodes MANIVTNELKSESLELLREYQTSPSPQLRNQLVKLNFGLVRKEVHHWLNQCTESYEDLLQVGSIGLIRAIERFEMSKGHAFSSFAIPYIRGEIQHYLRDKSPSVRIPRQWLTLQSQASGVMQNLQVKLNRHPTDAEVAAALEISVTEWQEVKLANRNRAPLSLDAPMQDEDEGSTSLADLVPDNNYRSFQLAQEDVIRLQQALSTLEERTRKILEFVFLYDLTQKETADRMGISAVTVSRRVKKGLDSLKVLMGAPEEDEN; translated from the coding sequence ATGGCTAACATAGTAACCAATGAACTCAAAAGCGAGAGCTTGGAACTATTACGTGAGTACCAAACTTCTCCCTCACCGCAACTCCGGAATCAGCTCGTTAAACTTAATTTTGGACTGGTCAGGAAAGAAGTGCACCACTGGCTTAACCAGTGCACAGAAAGTTATGAAGACTTGTTGCAAGTCGGCAGCATCGGATTAATTCGGGCAATAGAGCGCTTTGAGATGTCCAAAGGACACGCATTTAGTTCCTTTGCGATCCCATACATCCGAGGTGAAATTCAACATTATCTGCGCGATAAAAGCCCTTCAGTGCGAATTCCCCGGCAGTGGCTGACGCTGCAAAGTCAAGCATCTGGGGTAATGCAGAATCTACAAGTCAAGCTAAACCGGCACCCCACCGATGCGGAAGTTGCCGCAGCCCTAGAAATTTCAGTCACAGAATGGCAGGAAGTCAAGCTGGCTAATCGCAATCGTGCGCCACTCAGCTTGGATGCACCCATGCAGGATGAGGATGAAGGCTCTACTTCTCTCGCAGACCTTGTTCCAGATAACAACTATCGCAGTTTCCAACTGGCACAAGAAGACGTAATTCGCTTGCAGCAAGCCCTTTCTACCCTAGAGGAACGGACTCGCAAGATTTTAGAATTTGTCTTTCTGTATGACTTAACACAAAAAGAAACCGCAGATCGCATGGGGATCAGTGCAGTTACAGTTTCCCGTCGTGTTAAGAAAGGGCTGGACTCGCTAAAGGTGTTGATGGGTGCACCGGAAGAGGACGAGAATTAA
- a CDS encoding photosystem II manganese-stabilizing polypeptide, whose translation MRYYRAFVVALLAICLSVLTACSDGPATASSVPLTYDQIRGTGLANNCPKLEETSRGSIPIDSSKSYVLTDLCLQPTTFFVKEESGNKRQEAKFIPGKMLTRYTSTLTQIQGKLKPAQDGSLTFVEEDGIDFQAVTVQMPGGERVPFFFTVKNLVAKSQPGLEGINTSTDFQGKFRVPSYRSAGFLDPKGRGEATGYDNAVALPAGGDNEDLRQVNVKRAEVGKGRISLQVSKVDNYTGEIAGIFESEQPSDTDLGAKEALDVRIRGLFYGRVQPAS comes from the coding sequence ATGAGGTATTATCGTGCATTCGTCGTGGCACTCTTGGCTATTTGCCTGAGTGTATTAACTGCTTGTAGTGATGGGCCGGCAACGGCAAGTAGCGTTCCGCTCACCTACGACCAAATCAGAGGAACGGGACTGGCTAATAACTGTCCCAAACTCGAAGAAACTTCTCGCGGTTCCATTCCCATTGATTCGAGCAAGTCCTATGTTTTGACCGATCTTTGCTTACAGCCAACAACCTTTTTTGTGAAGGAAGAATCTGGCAATAAGCGGCAAGAGGCAAAATTTATTCCGGGCAAAATGCTGACTCGGTACACATCCACTCTTACCCAGATCCAAGGCAAACTGAAGCCGGCACAAGATGGTTCCCTGACCTTTGTAGAAGAGGATGGAATAGACTTTCAAGCCGTCACAGTTCAGATGCCTGGTGGCGAAAGAGTCCCTTTCTTCTTTACGGTTAAAAATCTGGTCGCGAAAAGCCAACCCGGTTTGGAAGGCATTAACACTTCCACAGACTTCCAAGGAAAATTCAGAGTCCCCTCCTATCGGAGTGCCGGCTTCCTCGATCCCAAAGGTCGCGGCGAAGCTACCGGCTACGACAATGCTGTGGCCCTTCCTGCCGGTGGGGATAACGAAGACTTACGTCAAGTCAACGTCAAACGTGCTGAAGTCGGCAAAGGCAGAATTTCCCTTCAAGTCTCTAAAGTTGACAATTACACGGGTGAAATTGCTGGAATCTTTGAAAGCGAACAGCCCTCAGATACAGATTTAGGAGCTAAAGAAGCTCTAGATGTAAGGATTCGTGGCCTGTTTTACGGTCGGGTTCAACCTGCTTCGTAA
- a CDS encoding mechanosensitive ion channel family protein, giving the protein MTDLLRQINKSLLELFGQSIKILPGLLVALIILLITRYAANFTKRIVSATVHRAIKSPSLRLLLIQVSYVTTWVVGILVACVVAFPSLRLGDIIGLLGLSSVAFGFAFQDIFKNFLAGILLLLQEPFKIGDQIIVEGFEGTVEEISIRSTQIRTYQGERVVVPNASVFTNSVQVLTAFPHRRTDLAIGLDYNTPLPQAVETLLSTVKEVEGVLSKPPVEIDIVAFGESSIDFMVRYWTFPEKAQVRRTQTHVIIALKDACDRAEFNIPYPIRTVYHFDQQKYNDHYRVAGDGNGNERTTARP; this is encoded by the coding sequence ATGACGGATCTGCTTAGACAAATTAATAAGAGCTTATTAGAGCTGTTTGGTCAATCAATAAAGATATTGCCGGGATTATTAGTGGCGCTGATTATCCTCTTAATCACCCGCTACGCCGCCAATTTCACTAAGCGCATTGTCTCAGCAACGGTTCATCGTGCGATTAAAAGCCCTTCGTTGCGGTTGCTGCTGATTCAAGTCAGTTATGTTACTACCTGGGTTGTCGGTATCCTTGTTGCCTGTGTCGTTGCATTTCCATCCTTGCGCCTCGGCGACATCATCGGCTTATTGGGTTTGAGTTCCGTTGCCTTTGGTTTCGCCTTCCAAGATATCTTCAAAAACTTTTTAGCCGGCATCCTCCTGCTGTTACAAGAACCTTTTAAGATAGGCGATCAAATCATTGTCGAAGGCTTTGAAGGCACAGTCGAAGAAATTTCCATTCGTTCCACCCAGATTCGCACCTATCAAGGAGAACGAGTAGTTGTACCTAACGCATCTGTATTTACAAATTCGGTACAGGTACTCACCGCATTCCCCCACCGCAGAACTGACTTAGCCATCGGATTAGACTACAATACCCCACTCCCCCAAGCCGTTGAAACCCTCTTGTCAACCGTCAAAGAAGTTGAAGGTGTCTTATCAAAACCCCCTGTAGAAATCGATATCGTTGCTTTTGGTGAGAGTTCGATTGACTTTATGGTGCGCTACTGGACATTTCCCGAAAAAGCTCAAGTGCGGCGCACCCAAACCCATGTGATCATCGCCCTCAAAGACGCCTGTGATCGGGCTGAATTTAACATCCCTTACCCGATCCGCACGGTTTATCACTTCGATCAACAAAAATACAACGATCACTATCGGGTTGCCGGTGATGGAAATGGCAATGAGCGAACTACTGCCCGCCCGTAG
- a CDS encoding phytanoyl-CoA dioxygenase family protein yields the protein MLTREQQQFWDENGYLVLPAFFSHAEVDRVNQLHKRLWKESPNNVVVDDIDTNRRCYMSALSKKEKKHRCKVNDLYLNYEEVRSLSLNEQLVEILDGLLPDAPVLCNSLSLDYGTQQFLHVDSLYMTPLSDCHLTATWIALEDCHPDAGPLCYVPGSHKIPIYRFSTGSAHVVNEEFSSWQEYVQNKIKEWGLKEEIFLPKKGDVFIWHSQLLHGGTAINNPKLTRKSIVSHYFTKSDCAVLGSKLVPAGMGYWMDKPPLQIPDDNGSNIQQPVKKMSRVEHVLRTTLHYYRLWKRDVLNFPQ from the coding sequence ATGTTAACGCGGGAACAGCAACAATTTTGGGATGAAAACGGCTATCTAGTTTTACCGGCATTCTTTTCCCATGCCGAGGTAGATCGAGTCAATCAACTTCACAAACGCCTGTGGAAAGAATCTCCCAATAACGTTGTAGTAGATGATATAGATACTAATCGCCGGTGTTACATGAGCGCTCTTTCTAAAAAAGAAAAGAAGCACCGCTGCAAAGTCAATGACCTTTATTTAAATTATGAGGAAGTCCGCAGCCTCAGCTTAAATGAGCAATTAGTAGAAATTTTAGACGGACTTTTACCCGATGCGCCGGTGTTATGTAACAGCTTAAGCTTGGATTATGGCACCCAGCAATTTCTTCATGTTGATTCGCTTTACATGACACCGCTGAGTGATTGTCATCTCACGGCAACGTGGATTGCTTTAGAAGATTGCCATCCCGATGCGGGTCCCTTATGCTATGTTCCAGGCAGCCATAAAATCCCGATTTATCGATTTTCCACCGGCAGCGCCCATGTTGTCAATGAAGAATTTTCCTCTTGGCAAGAATACGTGCAGAATAAGATCAAGGAATGGGGTTTAAAAGAAGAAATCTTCCTGCCCAAAAAAGGAGATGTTTTTATTTGGCACTCTCAACTTTTGCATGGTGGAACGGCAATTAATAATCCCAAATTAACTCGAAAAAGCATAGTTAGCCATTACTTCACCAAATCAGATTGTGCAGTCTTGGGTTCTAAATTAGTGCCGGCAGGGATGGGCTATTGGATGGATAAGCCACCGCTACAAATCCCAGACGACAATGGCAGTAACATCCAGCAGCCGGTTAAAAAAATGTCACGGGTAGAACACGTTTTGAGAACAACGCTGCATTATTACAGGCTTTGGAAGAGAGATGTTTTAAATTTCCCGCAATAG
- the miaB gene encoding tRNA (N6-isopentenyl adenosine(37)-C2)-methylthiotransferase MiaB — MTTLPRRYHITTFGCQMNKADSERMAGILEDMGFAWSEDPNDADLILYNTCTIRDNAEQKVYSYLGRQAHRKRQQPNLTLVVAGCVAQQEGEALLRRVPELDLVMGPQHANRLGDLLEQVFAGNQVAAVEPVHIMEDITKPRRDSNVTAWVNVIYGCNERCTYCVVPNVRGVEQSRTPEAIRAEMEELGRQGYKEVTLLGQNIDAYGRDLPGTTAEGRHQHTLTDLLHYVQDVPGIERIRFATSHPRYFTERLIRACSELPKVCEHFHIPFQSGDNDILKAMSRGYTHEKYRRIIDTIRQYMPDASITADAIVGFPGETEAQFEKTLKLVEDIGFDLVNTAAYSPRPGTPAALWDNQLSEEVKADRLQRLNHLVSIKAGERSERYLGRVEEVLVEEQNTKDPSQLMGRTSGNRLTFFPGNIAELKGQLVKVKITEFRAFSLTGELDLGN, encoded by the coding sequence ATGACTACCCTTCCCCGCCGGTATCACATCACAACCTTCGGCTGCCAAATGAACAAAGCCGACTCCGAGCGCATGGCTGGCATCCTTGAAGATATGGGCTTTGCGTGGTCAGAAGACCCCAACGATGCAGATTTGATTCTATACAATACCTGTACAATTCGGGATAACGCCGAGCAAAAAGTTTATTCCTATTTAGGCAGACAAGCTCACCGCAAGCGCCAGCAGCCAAACCTCACCCTCGTCGTCGCCGGCTGCGTTGCTCAGCAAGAAGGGGAAGCGCTGCTGCGAAGAGTGCCAGAACTTGACTTGGTGATGGGACCCCAACACGCCAACCGGCTGGGAGACTTACTCGAACAAGTGTTCGCCGGCAATCAGGTGGCGGCAGTTGAGCCGGTTCACATCATGGAAGACATCACCAAACCGCGCCGCGACAGTAATGTTACCGCGTGGGTGAATGTGATTTACGGCTGTAACGAACGCTGCACCTACTGTGTCGTTCCAAATGTGCGGGGCGTTGAGCAATCGCGCACACCGGAAGCAATTCGTGCGGAGATGGAAGAATTAGGCCGGCAGGGTTATAAAGAAGTGACACTGCTCGGTCAAAATATTGATGCTTACGGACGCGATTTACCAGGCACAACCGCAGAAGGCCGGCATCAGCACACCCTCACAGATTTACTGCATTACGTTCAAGATGTGCCAGGAATTGAACGCATCCGCTTTGCCACCAGCCATCCCCGCTATTTTACAGAACGCCTGATCCGCGCCTGTTCTGAGTTGCCAAAAGTGTGCGAACATTTCCACATTCCTTTCCAGTCAGGAGATAATGACATCCTCAAGGCAATGTCGCGGGGTTACACCCACGAGAAATACCGCCGAATCATCGACACAATCCGTCAATATATGCCTGATGCTTCTATCACTGCGGATGCGATTGTTGGCTTCCCAGGAGAAACAGAAGCACAGTTTGAAAAAACACTCAAACTGGTGGAAGATATTGGGTTTGATTTGGTGAATACGGCTGCCTATTCGCCGCGTCCAGGTACACCGGCTGCCTTGTGGGATAATCAGCTCAGTGAAGAAGTAAAAGCCGATCGCTTACAACGTCTAAATCACCTGGTTTCTATCAAAGCCGGTGAACGATCTGAACGTTATTTAGGGCGCGTTGAGGAAGTGTTGGTGGAGGAGCAAAACACCAAAGATCCCAGCCAATTGATGGGACGCACAAGCGGCAACCGGCTCACATTCTTCCCTGGCAATATTGCTGAATTGAAAGGTCAGTTGGTGAAAGTCAAAATTACCGAATTTCGTGCGTTTAGTTTGACGGGTGAACTTGATTTAGGCAATTGA